The Lacipirellula parvula genome window below encodes:
- a CDS encoding class I SAM-dependent methyltransferase, with protein MAGQLSTERFSNRVEDYVRYRPQYPAAVLDVLREETDWQPTWTIADIGAGTGISAEMFLKHGNEVIAVEPNAPMREAADRLLAGYPKFRSVAGTAEATTLADSSVDAVTAAQAFHWFDPPRAGAECRRILRPGGWGVLLWNTRRVDATPFAREYESLQNKFDIDPQRARHERVDPARLDQFFGAGNWRKRAVDNEQRLTLAGLQGRAKSSSYLPADGDPKQPAMLAELEALFNQHQREGVVVIEYDTEVYVGRMR; from the coding sequence ATGGCGGGACAGTTGTCGACCGAGCGGTTTTCGAATCGGGTGGAGGATTACGTTCGCTACCGGCCGCAGTACCCAGCGGCGGTGCTGGACGTGCTGCGTGAAGAGACCGATTGGCAGCCGACTTGGACGATCGCCGACATTGGCGCCGGGACGGGGATCTCGGCGGAGATGTTCCTCAAGCATGGGAACGAAGTGATTGCCGTCGAGCCGAACGCTCCGATGCGCGAGGCGGCGGATAGGTTGCTCGCGGGGTACCCCAAATTCCGCAGCGTGGCGGGAACGGCGGAGGCGACGACGCTGGCCGACAGTTCAGTCGACGCGGTGACGGCGGCGCAGGCGTTTCATTGGTTCGATCCGCCGCGAGCGGGCGCGGAGTGCCGGCGGATTCTCCGGCCGGGCGGGTGGGGCGTGCTGTTGTGGAACACGCGGAGAGTCGACGCGACGCCGTTTGCCCGCGAATACGAGTCGCTGCAGAACAAGTTTGACATCGACCCGCAGCGAGCGCGGCACGAACGCGTCGACCCGGCGCGACTCGATCAGTTTTTCGGCGCCGGGAATTGGCGGAAGCGAGCGGTCGACAATGAACAGCGGCTGACGCTCGCCGGGCTGCAGGGGAGGGCGAAGTCTTCGTCGTATCTGCCGGCCGACGGCGATCCGAAGCAGCCGGCGATGTTGGCGGAGCTGGAGGCGTTGTTCAATCAACACCAGCGGGAAGGGGTGGTGGTGATTGAGTATGACACGGAGGTTTATGTGGGACGGATGCGGTAG
- a CDS encoding VWA domain-containing protein produces the protein MFQHSIVFDRPGYLALLALIPVLFWLGHRSLSSLGSWRRWIALTLRSLVALAIILALADAQYRRESDELTVVYLLDQSLSIPANDRQAMLKYVDASLEGERSTLRDDRFAVIAFGRDAAVEVPIISADRGVPGRLESLPNPEYTDLASAIQRAKALFPPNAAKRIVLLSDGNENLGNAHREARAAAEGGVSIDVVPVYLEPRNEISIEKVDLPANIRRSQPFDMRVVLRNDAPEGSDEAIAGRLVVIRKAGQREEVVAEEEVTIPPGKQVFTIQQEIDQSDFYTYEARFVPADPAADGMAQNNVASAFTHIRGKGNVLLIENADAKGQFDFLVDRLRTQDLEVEVTATDNLFNSLAELQRYDAVILANVSRSSIEDADSGTSFSDEQIKMLVRNTRELGCGLIMIGGPDSYGAGGWANTELEEAMPVDFQIKNAEVVPVGALAIVIDRSGSMDGEKLAMSKAAAIAAVKTMGRRDYISVTAFDDTPYKSVPLRVVGDYRTVAKRIDAIASAGGTDMYPGMVQGFNDLQKANAAVKHMIVLTDGQTPDAKFDELVRRMRQAKISVTAVAVGADANVPLLTNIANRGGGKFYFVQNPRALPRIFLREVRRVARPLVYEPPQPVTPQILTPDSELLRGLDGGVPPIKGFVLTSVKQNPLVEVQLRSPLPATPDNATVLATWTYGSGKAVALTTDAGARWATAWTTWEGYDKFFAQIVRWAMRPTGDTGNYTVAANLRDGKTELVVTALDAEDNFANQQSITAAAIAPDMSTIPVQVEQVAPGRYVGEFDSAQAGSYLVVVNPGGGVAPIRTGVNVGYSSEYRDQETNLSLLRSLAVLAPKNGKSGVLIEDGLAAASSPFTPEQNPFRRDQERASSNQPIWPWLVVTGACLFWGDVFIRRVQFDPAWILVPLAAVRDKVLRRSKAPEAPETMSRLQSRKAQISGQLDERRAATRFEWDESAPTAGAAPTVGAEPLAGAATPRKEQAKPSLKPENDAQPESYTERLLKAKKQVWNDPQNGK, from the coding sequence ATGTTTCAGCACTCGATCGTCTTCGACCGCCCTGGCTACCTCGCCTTGCTGGCGTTGATCCCGGTGCTTTTCTGGCTCGGCCACCGCAGCCTTTCCAGCCTTGGCTCGTGGCGTCGATGGATCGCCCTAACGCTTCGCTCGCTCGTCGCCCTGGCGATCATCCTTGCACTCGCCGACGCCCAGTACCGTCGCGAAAGCGACGAGCTCACGGTCGTCTACCTGCTCGACCAGTCGCTCAGCATCCCCGCGAACGATCGCCAGGCGATGCTCAAGTACGTCGACGCCTCGCTCGAAGGCGAACGAAGCACGCTCCGCGACGATCGTTTCGCCGTGATCGCATTCGGCCGCGACGCGGCGGTAGAAGTCCCCATCATCTCCGCCGACCGCGGCGTCCCCGGCCGGCTCGAGTCGCTCCCCAATCCCGAGTACACCGACCTCGCCTCCGCCATCCAGCGAGCCAAAGCCCTCTTCCCCCCCAACGCCGCCAAGCGGATCGTCCTCCTCTCCGACGGCAACGAGAACCTCGGCAACGCCCACCGCGAAGCCCGCGCCGCCGCCGAGGGGGGCGTCAGCATCGATGTCGTTCCCGTCTACCTCGAACCTCGCAACGAAATCTCGATCGAAAAGGTCGATCTCCCCGCGAACATCCGCCGCAGCCAACCGTTCGATATGCGGGTCGTCCTCCGCAACGACGCGCCGGAAGGTTCCGACGAAGCGATCGCCGGTCGCTTAGTCGTCATTCGCAAAGCCGGCCAGCGTGAGGAGGTCGTCGCCGAGGAAGAAGTGACGATTCCGCCCGGCAAGCAAGTCTTCACGATCCAGCAAGAAATCGATCAGTCCGACTTCTACACCTACGAAGCCCGCTTCGTCCCTGCCGATCCCGCGGCCGACGGCATGGCCCAAAACAACGTCGCCTCGGCGTTCACCCACATTCGCGGCAAGGGCAACGTCCTGCTGATCGAGAACGCCGACGCCAAGGGGCAGTTCGACTTCCTCGTCGACCGCCTGCGGACGCAAGACCTCGAAGTCGAAGTCACCGCGACCGACAACCTCTTCAACTCGCTGGCCGAACTGCAGCGGTACGACGCGGTGATCCTCGCCAACGTCTCCCGCAGCTCGATCGAAGACGCCGACAGCGGCACCAGCTTCAGCGACGAGCAAATCAAGATGCTCGTCCGCAACACCCGCGAACTCGGCTGCGGCCTGATCATGATCGGCGGCCCCGACAGCTACGGCGCCGGCGGCTGGGCCAATACCGAGCTCGAAGAGGCGATGCCGGTCGACTTCCAAATCAAGAACGCCGAGGTGGTGCCGGTCGGGGCGCTGGCGATCGTGATCGACCGCTCCGGCTCGATGGATGGCGAGAAGCTCGCCATGAGCAAGGCCGCCGCGATCGCCGCCGTGAAGACGATGGGCCGCCGCGACTACATTTCCGTTACCGCGTTCGACGACACCCCGTACAAGTCGGTTCCCCTCCGCGTCGTCGGGGACTATCGCACCGTGGCCAAGCGCATCGACGCGATCGCCTCCGCCGGCGGCACCGACATGTACCCCGGCATGGTGCAGGGTTTCAACGATCTGCAAAAAGCCAATGCCGCCGTGAAGCACATGATCGTGCTCACCGACGGCCAAACGCCCGACGCAAAGTTCGACGAACTCGTCCGCCGCATGCGGCAAGCGAAGATTTCGGTCACCGCGGTCGCCGTCGGCGCCGACGCCAACGTGCCGCTCCTCACCAACATCGCCAACCGCGGCGGCGGCAAATTTTACTTCGTGCAAAACCCGCGGGCCTTGCCGCGAATCTTTCTCCGCGAAGTTCGCCGCGTCGCCCGGCCGCTCGTCTACGAGCCGCCGCAACCGGTGACGCCGCAGATTCTCACGCCCGACAGCGAACTCCTCCGCGGCCTCGACGGCGGCGTCCCGCCGATCAAAGGCTTCGTTCTCACGAGCGTCAAGCAAAACCCGCTCGTCGAAGTGCAACTGCGGAGCCCGCTTCCCGCGACGCCCGACAACGCCACGGTGCTCGCCACTTGGACCTACGGCTCCGGCAAGGCGGTCGCGCTCACCACCGACGCCGGCGCCCGCTGGGCCACCGCGTGGACCACCTGGGAAGGCTACGACAAGTTCTTCGCCCAGATCGTCCGCTGGGCGATGCGTCCCACAGGTGACACCGGCAACTACACCGTCGCCGCGAACCTCCGCGACGGCAAGACCGAACTCGTCGTCACCGCCCTCGACGCCGAAGACAACTTCGCCAATCAGCAGTCGATCACCGCCGCGGCGATCGCTCCCGACATGTCGACGATCCCCGTGCAGGTCGAGCAAGTGGCGCCCGGCCGCTACGTCGGCGAGTTCGATTCAGCCCAAGCCGGCAGCTACTTGGTCGTCGTGAACCCCGGCGGCGGCGTGGCCCCGATCCGCACCGGCGTAAACGTCGGCTACTCGTCCGAGTATCGCGATCAAGAAACCAACCTGTCGCTCCTCCGCTCGCTCGCCGTCCTCGCGCCGAAGAACGGCAAAAGCGGCGTGCTGATCGAGGATGGCCTCGCCGCGGCAAGCTCGCCGTTCACGCCGGAACAAAACCCGTTCCGTCGCGACCAAGAGCGAGCCTCGTCAAACCAACCGATCTGGCCGTGGCTCGTGGTGACCGGCGCCTGCCTCTTCTGGGGCGACGTCTTCATCCGCCGCGTGCAGTTTGATCCGGCGTGGATTCTCGTCCCGCTCGCCGCCGTGCGCGACAAGGTGCTGCGGCGGAGCAAGGCCCCCGAAGCTCCCGAGACGATGTCCCGCCTGCAAAGCCGCAAGGCGCAAATCAGCGGCCAACTCGACGAACGCCGCGCCGCGACCCGTTTCGAGTGGGATGAATCGGCCCCCACTGCTGGCGCTGCCCCCACCGTTGGCGCCGAACCGCTCGCCGGCGCCGCCACGCCGCGCAAAGAGCAAGCGAAGCCTTCGCTCAAACCAGAGAACGACGCTCAACCCGAGTCGTACACCGAGCGGCTGCTCAAAGCGAAGAAGCAAGTCTGGAACGACCCGCAAAACGGCAAGTAG